From one Calypte anna isolate BGI_N300 chromosome 11, bCalAnn1_v1.p, whole genome shotgun sequence genomic stretch:
- the FA2H gene encoding fatty acid 2-hydroxylase, with product MAAPPPRSFSAAEVRARCAEGACLVRCRRRLYDLSGFVRLHPGGEQLLRRRAGTDVSAALDGPPHRHSANARRWLEQYYLGEMEPADEQSPPEPVDEMAADATAQPSRQLDPRWKTVDMEKDLVDWQKPLLWQVGYLGEKYDEWVHQPVDRPIRLFHSDILEFLSKTAWYVVFMVWAPVVLYLSWVSYTSLAQGNTRLFSSFTTEYSIPVHKYYFPFIFLLGMFLWSLLEYLIHRFVFHMKPPASNYYLITLHFLLHGQHHKSPFDSSRLVFPPVPASLVIAFFYGVLQLMLPEVLGLSVFVGGLCGYVIYDMMHYYLHYGSPKKGTYLYGLKVYHVKHHFEHQKSGFGISTRFWDHPFRTLIPEETFEKED from the exons ATGGCGGCTCCGCCGCCGCGCTCTTTCAGCGCCGCCGAGGTGCGGGCTCGCTGTGCGGAGGGCGCCTGCCTGGtccgctgccgccgccgcctctACGATCTGAGCGGGTTCGTGCGGTTGCACCCGGGGGGTGAGCAGCTGCTCCGGCGACGGGCGGGCACCGACGTGAGCGCCGCGCTGGACGGGCCGCCCCACCGGCACTCGGCCAACGCCCGGCGCTGGCTGGAGCAGTACTACCTGGGGGAGATGGAGCCCGCCGATGAGCAG agcccCCCTGAGCCAGTGGATGAGATGGCAGCAGATGCCACAGCCCAGCCCTCGAGGCAGCTGGATCCCCGCTGGAAAACCGTGGACATGGAGAAG GACCTGGTGGACTGGCAGAAACCCTTGCTGTGGCAAGTGGGCTACCTGGGGGAGAAGTATGACGAGTGGGTGCACCAGCCCGTGGATCGGCCCATCCGCCTCTTCCACTCGGATATCCTGGAGTTCCTCTCCAAGACGGCGTG GTACGTGGTGTTCATGGTGTGGGCACCCGTGGTGCTCTATCTCAGCTGGGTCAGCTACACCTCCCTCGCCCAGGGCAACACCCGgctcttctcctccttcaccaCAG AGTACTCCATCCCCGTCCACAAATACTACTTCcccttcatcttcctcctgGGGATGTTCCTGTGGTCCCTGCTAGAGTACCTCATCCATCGCTTTGTCTTCCACATGAAGCCACCTGCTAGTAACTACTATCTCATCACCCTGCATTTCTTGCTGCATGGGCAGCATCACAAG tCTCCCTTCGACAGCTCCCGCCTGGTCTTCCCTCCCGTGCCAGCCTCCCTGGTGATTGCCTTCTTCTACGGTGTCCTGCAGCTGATGCTGCCAGAGGTGCTGGGGCTTTCGGTGTTTGTCGGGGGGCTCTGCGGCTACGTCATCTACGACATGATGCACTACTACCTCCACTATGGCTCACCCAAGAAAGGCACCTACCTGTACGGGCTGAAGGTTTATCACGTCAAGCACCACTTTGAACACCAAAAATCAG gcTTTGGCATCAGCACCCGCTTCTGGGATCACCCCTTCCGGACACTCATCCCCGAGGAGACCTTCGAGAAAGAGGATTGA
- the MLKL gene encoding mixed lineage kinase domain-like protein: MDIVERVFSVAQAIHAQFEQVKCCKHQCQRLVERIQILLEPVRILRAQPRKHISPHEEGLLKKLLQTLGEAQKLVTKYSQASWIQKFLRAHSVGEEFVWVNESLEDVAQGLSLLLQAEQKQTFLEAFQEKTCRRQDAEDLRDDRDFLDQVIASTEGPKDLAGEICMDRQCLESKVDWMQGELNKIVRVMECLKKVNVGKREDITEIKREQLTFYRHLQDTESYDLYEGEYLKYPVAIKTFKRPLTTDIAKVRDIFEREIQALKKFESPNILRMYGICIEEKDGSPCFSIVMEYCRHGTLRDVLSRHRDLSWDIRIRMALGAARGLYRLHQTEEKSRLHGCICSSKFLVAGDYCVKLSGFELAETETSIKRKAKKNWKQLSMLAYAAPENLKDSSYPYKRPCEIYSFGIVLWEIATSKIPFEGCTPQELREKICSHHYQDPVGEDCPAELRKIIERCRAFEPSQRPSAEEIVDLLADLEKSRNRSS; the protein is encoded by the exons ATGGACATTGTGGAGAGGGTCTTCTCCGTGGCCCAGGCCATCCATGCCCAGTTTGAGCAGGTGAAGTGCTGTAAGCACCAGTGCCAGCGCCTCGTGGAGCGAATCCAGATCCTGCTGGAGCCGGTGAGGATCCTCAGGGCTCAGCCACGGAAACACATCTCCCCCCATGAGGAAggactgctgaagaagctgctcCAGACACTGGGGGAAGCCCAGAAGCTGGTGACAAAATACAGCCAGGCCAGTTGGATCCAGAAGTTCCTGAGAGCCCACAGCGTCGGCGAGGAGTTCGTCTGGGTAAATGAGAGCCTGGAGGACGTTGCCCAGGggctctccctcctgctccaggcagagcagaagcaaaCTTTCCTGGAGGCCTTCCAGGAAAAGACCTGTCGCAGGCAGGATGCTGAGGACCTCAGGGATGACAGAGATTTCTTGGACCAGGTGATTGCAA gtACCGAGGGGCCCAAAGACCTGGCTGGGGAGATCTGCATGGACAGACAGTGTTTGGAGAGCAAAGTAGACTGGATGCAAGGAGAGCTGAACAAAATCGTGCGTGTGATGGAGT GCTTGAAGAAGGTAAACGTTGGTAAAAGAGAAGACATCACAGAGATCAAGAGAGAACAACTCACCTTCTACAGACACCTGCAGGACACTGAGAGCTATGACCTCTACGAGGGCGAGTACCTCAAGTACCCTGTTGCCATCAAAACCTTCAAGAGGCCACTGACCACTGACATTGC GAAGGTGAGAGACATATTTGAGAGGGAGATTCAGGCCCTGAAGAAGTTTGAGTCTCCAAACATTCTGCGTATGTATGGGATCTGCATTGAGGAGAAAG ATGGAAGCCCCTGCTTCTCCATCGTCATGGAGTACTGCAGGCACGGGACGCTGCGGGATGTGCTGAGCAGGCACCGGGATCTCTCCTGGGACATCCGCATTCGCATggccctgggagctgccagagGCCTTTACAG GTTGCACCAGACAGAGGAGAAGTCCCGACTCCATGGCTGCATCTGCAGCAGCAAGTTCCTGGTGGCTGGGGATTACTGTGTGAAG CTGTCAGGATTCGAGCTGGCTGAAACAGAGACATCCATCAAGAGGAAAGCCAAGAAGAACTGGAAACAACTCTCCATGTTGGCTTATGCTGCTCCTGAGAACCTGAAGGACAGCAGCTATCCCTACAAGAGGCCCTGTGAAATATACAG CTTTGGGATCGTGCTGTGGGAGATTGCAACCTCCAAAATCCCATTTGAAG GCTGTACTCCCCAGGAGCTCAGGGAGAAAATCTGCAGCCACCATTACCAGGACCCTGTTGGGGAAGAttgtcctgcagagctgaggaaaatCATTGAGAGGTGCCGGGCTTTTGAGCCTTCCCAACGCCCTTCTGCTGAGG AGATCGTGGACTTGCTGGCTGacctggagaaaagcagaaaccGGAGCAGTTAA